The region TAGAGAGAAGCCTCACACAAGAGGCCACCTAGTATATGACTCCATTGATGTGAAcagtccagaacaggcaaatctaccCAGACAGAGTAGATTTTTTGTTGtcaggggctgagggagggagatggaggagacAGGTAATGGGGACAGCGTTTCATTTTGAATGACATAAGtgacacagaaagcaaagaagtgcTGTCTAATTCCACTCACAGGAATTTTAACGGGGACAGGAAATAGATGGTGGGTGCCAGGGGTTGGGGTGGGTAACTACAAATGGGGATGGAGTTTATTTTGGGGTGATAAGAATGTTCTGGAattggatagtggtgatggtcccacaacattatgaatattctaaaaatcactttactgtatgcTTTGgtgaaaatggtgaattttatgttatgtgagtttgttgttgttgttgttatgtgaattttaaacTCAATTAAAGGCCACCACAGGGGCCTTCCTGGAGCCTGGCTGGGGCTTCCCCAGGATTCCACTGCCTCCTCTGTAAGGGGAGGAATGTTTGGAAAAGCAGCGAATCCCCAGGCACAAAGCCCTCCCAGAGCCAGTGGAACCACAGCCGGCAGCTTGTCCTGCCCCTTCTGCTCTCACTGTAGCTGGTATGAAGTCAGGAATGGGATGACACCTTGCCCATGTCTCCCCTGCAGTGGGCTCCATGGGGAGGGGGAGTCATCCTAAGCTATTTTCCTGGAAAACCTCAAGTAACCAAGCAGAGGGTGGCCATCTTCATGACAGAGTTACAGATCCCACCATAAGGGAAACTAAGAACAGCTGTGTCATTCCAAGGGCCACTCAGACTGGCTGGTGTGGACGTTGACACCCAgtgctgcccaccccccacctggGGCGGAAGTGAGGGGGCATTTCCTGAGAAGTGAGATAGCTAAGCTGAGACAATGGGGGCTCCAGCAAAGAGGTGACTTCAGAACTCACCGGCTCTGGTTGATCAGgctgagaggaagaagtacatgaagGCTGTTGTGCAAGTCAGGAGTGTGGCAACCTGGCCCCAGGGATCCTGTCACCTTTGCCACCAAATGTGGCCTACTAAGCCCCCTGGGGCAGGCCTAGattgcagggtgtgtgtgtatatgtgtgtgggggAGTTCCCCCAAATGAGCCCAGCCCCAACAGTTCTGCCCCCAGGCCTCTGCAGAAACGTCCACGGGGAGGATCCAAGAAGAGAGAAACTGACCAGCAGCACAAGCTGAAACCATCCTCCTGGCCGCAGGTCAACGTCCTTCcgcggctgggggtggggggcagccagGCGGGCTGTGGAATTCCGTGACTCAGGTCCCGAGAATGGGGTGGGCCTGCTCTCTGGGCGGTGGCCCAACGCCTGAGCCTCAAGTGGAAATGCGCCAGGAGCCAGATCAGTGGGCGCTCTGCCCCCAACCGCGTGCACTGGTGCTGTGTCACGTTGAAAGTGACAGCAGATCCCTCTGGTCTTGTGTTTTCCTTACTAAGCACACACCTGCGCGTCCGCTCAGAGAAGGGGGCGGGACCACAATGTAACTGCCTAAGCTTCCCTTCCCTCCAGGGCTCATGTTCACGTATATAATAAGCGGCTAAGCCTGCACTGTCCAAGGGCGGCGACCTTAGGCCGTGCGCTGATGGCGCATCCTGCGGCAGCGCCACCGCCATCCGGGCCTGTCGCCAACAGTGACCTTCAGGCCCTCGTAGCGACACCGCAGCCCGAGTGGGGGTAGTCCGATGCCCAGCgtggttttatttacattttaaagaaacaaataggTTTTCAGTAAGCTGAGGCATGTTTTCTGAGAGTTCGAGCCAACctttccccccaccaccccgaTCCCCTAACATGGGCTTCCAGTAGTATCTCAAGTTGTCGGGCATCCTTCAGTGCAGATAACTGTCTTCAACCCACCTCCGCGGCGCCTGCGTGGACGCGACCGCCCACCCGCGCACGAGCATGCGCAGTCACATATAGCGACAAAAACCGCAGCccggcccaggccccgccccgtcAGCCTCACTCCTGCCTACCATTGGTTGATGTGGGCACGCGTCTGCGACGCCTGAGCATCCGACCAGTAAGAGTGTTGCTAGGCGTGGCGTAGGGCGGGGAGGTGAGGCCCGCCGGCGCGCGTCCATTGGTCGGTTCGGCGAGGGGAGGAGCGCTGCTTTCCCGGGTCCCCCACCGCCGAGATGAGCTTTAGCCGTCTGTATCGCCTGCTGAAGCCAGCGCTACTTTGCGGGGCTCTGGCTGCGCCGGGCTTGGCCAGCACCATGGTGAGTGCGGCGCCGCCGGCCGGCCAACGGGCCGTTGGGCGGGCGCGCGACCTGCCTTCTGACGACCTTGGGCGGGGGGCTCCAGCGGCCCCCTCCGCGGCCATCCGGACCATGGCTAGAGCGCGGGCGGGCGTCAGGGTCCGAGTCGGTCGGGGGCCGAGGCGGCGTCCGGGGGGCCGGTGACAGAGCTGGGCGGTCGGAACCCACTGTTGGAAGCCCCTGACGCGCACAGGCTGCTGTATCGGGGCAGCTGCGAGTGGCGCCGTCGGCCTCTGGCTCCCCGACTGCGGCCTGGAGAGCGGGGGCGGCCGAAGGGGTGGAAATCCGGGATCACGCGCCACGGGTCGTcactgcccctcccccgccctgcGCGCCCCGGGGCCCCTTGCGGTGGCGTCACAGAGGAGCGGCCTGGCGCCCTTGGCTACCGGCCTTTTTTATCCCCGGGGCCCGGCTCTCGGTGGGCACAAGTTCAGTCAGAGACTTGCGGGCATGGGCCGCGCAGCCGCCTGCTCCCCGTGTCGTCGCGGGCAGCGGCGCCGGTTGCCGGCCGGGCGACGGCGCCGAGCCCCCCGAAGGCGGAGGGCTCGGATATGCCGTCGCAGGAGGGCGCGCCCCCGACGGAGGAGGCCAGCTCCTGAGAGCCCTGGGCTGGCGGGAACCCCGGCCGGGGAAAGCGGCTGCGCCACTGAATCCCAAGACCCGGTGCGCACGGAGGCCCCCACACCCAGCGGCCTCCCCCATTCGCTGGGGCACCTGGCAGGGTCCCGAGCCCTTCCTAGGTCTCAATGACTCCGGCCCAATGCGCCCTGTTGTACAGGGGAGCCTTTGAGAAGGAGCCTCACATTTTGCTTAGTCCCAGGGCCCTGGTTTTTCTCTCTTAGGTACCCTGGGCTGGGCGAGTGGGCCGAGCGGTTGCGGGCGCCACGCCCCGAGGTCAGTCGGCCGCTCAGCCAGCTCTTGCCTTGCAGTGCGCGTCCCGCGACGACTGGCGCTGTGCTCGCTCCATGCACGAATTCTCAGCCAAGGACATCGACGGGCGCATGGTTAACCTGGACAAGTACCGGTGGGTCCTTGCCCACTTAGTGGGGGCGGCGGGGGTAAGGTCGTGGCCCTGGCCTGACCGCCTCATCCCGTCTTCAGGGGCCACGTGTGCATCGTCACCAATGTGGCCTCGCAATGAGGCAAGACTGAAGTAAACTACACTCAGCTAGTCGACCTGCACGCCCGATACGCCGAGTGTGGTTTACGGATCCTGGCCTTCCCTTGCAACCAGTTTGGGAGGCAGGTGCGTCGTGGCTGGCCCTGGATGTCCCTGTGTGTCCCTTTGTGCTGGCTGGGGAGAGGAGCTCTCTGTGGAAGCGGGCACTGAAGGGGGTATAGGCCCCACCCCACTCACCACCCCCCCTCCAACCCGGGTCTACACAGGAGCCAGGGAGTAATGCGGAGATCAAAGAGTTCGCCGCTGGCTATAACGTCAAATTCGATATGTTCAGCAAGATCTGTGTAAATGGGGACGACGCCCACCCTCTGTGGAAATGGATGAAAGTCCAGCCCAAGGGGAGGGGCATGCTGGGAAAGTGAGTTGGGGGCTGGGGGACAGGGGAGGACAGGATGGCTTCCCCAGAGCAGTGGAGGGAGTATCTGCAACTGCCAAGGGATTCCTCACAACTTCATGCTTCTCTTGTAGCGCCATCAAATGGAACTTCACCAAGGTAAGGGGGGTTAGATGCCCTGGTGGGGTGGACAGACACAGCCACCAGCCACAGCTGTGCTGCTTTGAGAGTCCAGAGCCATGGGGATGGCAGGTGGGGGCCACTGGCTCACCTCAGCCCCACGGTGGCCTCCTTGCAGTTCCTCATTGACAAGAACGGCTGTGTGGTGAAGCGATATGGTCCCATGGAAGAGCCCCTGGTAGGTGCCTGTCCGGGGAGCCCGCTGGGGGGACTCAGGAAAAGGCGCccctcacccccttctcccccgCAGGTGATAGAGAAGGACCTGCCATGCTACCTCTAGCTCCACAAGGTGCTGCCCCTACCCAAGTCTGCTGCCTGTGTTCCGAGGAGCCTTCCCCCGGTGCCTATGACGGTCTGTCTGAAAACCAGCCCCTGGTGGGGCAGACCCGAGAACCTGGCGTGCACTCCTGCCGGAGGAAGGTCCCTTGGCCTGGCTGCGGCTTGGCAACCCCACCCCTGGCTGCCTTGTGGGAATAAAATGTACAACACAACACAGATTGGCTTGCTCCTGGCTTTTGCTAACCCAGGGCTCAGGGGGTGGGGGCAAGTGGGAGGTGGAGTTCCTTCGGGGTTCAGAGGGCTGCGCGTGTCCTTCTGCCTGGGGTTGTTAATCTCAGCCCAGCCCAGGCGAGCTGATCCTGGGGGAGGTAATGCCTCCTCATTGGCTGCTGCTCTCAGCCCAAGTGGCCTTGGTCTCTATAGCGTACCCAGGTGTGGGAGATCAGGGGACCTGGACTCGTGACCCTGCTGTTGGAGGCCCACTGCACCCAGGCTGGGCATCAGGCCAGGCTGGTTTGGGCACCGAGCCAGGCCTGGCAGGGCCTGCTCACCATGCAGCCTTGTGACGAAGAGTCTGGGCGTCAGGCCTGCCCGTGGGCTTCACCTGGCGGATACAGCCCCACTCCCTGGGAAAGGGCTGTGGGTGGGTACAGCCTGCCTGCTGCTCAAAGGGGCCATCCTGTGAGAGCGGTGGGCAGGGCGCACAGCTGTAGAATGGCTGAGCTgactcccctcctgcccccaccagcCAGGAAGATCAGCAGCCTTCCCCCAAGAGTGGTTACCTACAGGGGGAGGGGACTGGCCAGGTCTGGATGGCGGGACAAGAGCCACCTCCACCACCCTTGGCTGCTTCTAGCAGGGTCTCTTGACTCTGCTCCTTAGTCCCTCTCCAACTTCCCAGTCATGGGCTGGGCATCCCGTCTTGCCTTCTAGACTGAGCCCAACTCTTGGGCTCACCTGTCCCTGGGCTGCCTTGCCTGCCACACCCAACACCATCTGGAGCAGACCTGGGAAGAAACCAAGGCAGAGAGGGCAGGCAGTCCAGATAAAGGGGTTCTGAGGAATGGGACTCAGCATCACcaagaggggcccagtggggtcaCATCTCTAGTGGGTAGGGAGCAGGGCATCTGGTCCAAGGCTCCAGGGGCTTGGTATAGTCAGTTCAAAGGCAGCTGGCCTGCTGCCCAGGTGCCAGGATCACACTGGACCAAGGGCCGGCGGGGTGGGGTTCCCCTAGTCTGGCCCCAGGCATCCACAAGGCCAGGCGCTGTCGTGGGTGAGATGAGCTGGCAGAGATGAGGGCCAGCAGCCATCCTGacctcccccacaccccactGGGAAGGAACACGCAGGACACCTGCCACCATTGCCCCCCTCCCGCCCCGCTGCCCTGCAGGTCGCAGCAGCAGACAGCCTGGGAAGTAGTGAAAAggcacatatatttaaaaaagatcTCTTTACATATATACACTTGAATTAATTATAAATACACATAGAAACCAGGGGGCCAGCCACCAGCTCTGCAGGGATTCCAGGCCCCTGAGAGAGGTGGTTGGACAATAATTTAGGGCACAGAGAGCAGGGAGGGGTTGCATATATTAAGAGGGGAACTGCCCCTTGGAGCCCCCCAGAGGTGGTGGGGCCCTGAGCACCTGGGATTTCCTGAGTTTCCAGCTCTTGGGGCCACCCAGTTTTGCGGATGTCAGGGGTACAGGCCTGAACAGGGCCTTGTaaggtgggtggggtgggagccCCAACCCAGGCCTGGAGGGGGGCAGTAGAGGATAGAGGCACAGAGAAGAAGGGCCGCCACCCCAGGCCCTGCCTGGCCCCCAAGTATCCTGAGTGGGGGCTGCACAAGGCCTCTGCCCACCAGGCAAGGCCTCGGAGGGCCCTCCGGGGCGGACAGCATTTTGGGGGTCTGCCCAGGCACCGGGTGGGAAGGCACTGCAATGGAGGCCTCGGAGGCTGGACGAGGGGCCCCTGGCCCTGCTCCTCTCAGTAGTCGGCTGGGGTCCTGGCCCTGCTCGGCTAGCCACCCTCTTCCCCGTGTAGATGGGAGCCTATTACGGATAAATAAGTTTCGTTCGGGAGGGATGCCTGGACCTAGGAGTTGGGAAAGGGGGGGCTGAACTGGATGACGCTCTGCCTCTCCGGTGCTCCGCTGGCCGGTGCGCCCGCCGCCCCCGCACCCAGAGGGCCGGGGGGTTCAGGGGGTGGCGCGGCGTTGAGGGAGCGCAGCATGTCCTCCAGCACCTCCTTGAAGTTGATTTCACAGCCCTGGTGCAGAAGTGCCACGGGGTCAGCTGGGGCGTCGGGGGTGTCGGGGGCGCCCAGCAGCTGGCCGCCGGGGCCGGGGCCCGGGCCCAGGGCCGGGAAGGTGAAGGGTGAGGGCGCGGGGAAGGCCTGGGCCGGCGGGCTATACGTGAGGTCCAGGACCTCCCCAGGGCCGAAGGGCAAAGCAAGCGGGCGTGGGGTGGGCGGCGGCGCGAGGAGACCCCGAGAGCGCGCTTGCTTGCGCTTCACGTCAGCATCCATCAGCCGCAGCTCCTGCAGGACTCGACGCACGCAGACCTCTGGGATCTTGATGCCTGCGGGGGCGGGAGCATCAGGGcctgcagggcggggctgaggtcgcccacctccccccagccccactccctTGACTCACCGACTTGCTTCTTCTTGTCCTTAGTCTTGAGACGCACGATCTGCAGGTAGCTGCTGCTAGTGACATCGGCCATGATGGCGGCGATGCGGCCCCACACGCGTAGCAAGGCCCCGCACAGCATGTAGTGGTGGCGCAGCCGCAGGCCCTGTGCGCAGTCCTTGCCCTCCTGCACCAGCCGGCAGTGCCGGTTCCTGCGAGGGACCACGGCTCTCACCAGCTGCCGCGCAAGCAAGCGCGTGCCCCCAACAGTCACCCCAGGTCACCCCAGGCCCTCACCACGTGGTGTGGCTGCAGTGCGTCAGCGAGAAGGTGTAGCTGCTTTCCCAGGGCTCCCTGGCCTCCTCTGCCGTCACCTGAGGACACAGCAGGTTGAGCCCCTGCAGGAGCCTGTCCGCGCTCCCCAGCTGGTCGGCGGGAAACTGCGGCGCAAAGGACCCAGGGCTGCTCATCCCCCACCTAGCGGCAAAGGGCGGCCTGGGGGCTGCTGGACACTGGAGCATTAAGTGCACAGAGGCGGCCACAGGGACCTACCCGGTGGAACCTCCGACTCAGGCTATCCAAGGACTCTAGCTGGCTCTGCCGCCCTATGTTGGGCTTGTACACGGTGAAGAGCTTGCCGCGGTTCTGCTGGGCCAGCAGGCAGCTGGGCTTGTTGCCGCGGACCTGGATGGGGCagtgcggggggtggggagccGCCGCATATGCGAGAAGGCGTGTCAACCGAGAGGGCGTGAGGATGGCCACCGCCCTCCCCTGCCAACCCACCAGCCTGGATCCTGCCCCTGGGAGAGCGTTGGGGGTTCGCTGGAGGACCCACCTTGTAGGAGAGGTAGAAGCCATCGTGGGTGCCCGTCAGCTCCAGCGACCGGGCGTAGGCCTCTTCCCACTTCAGGCCGCGGTCCACACTGATCTGCAGGCATGAAAGTGTCAAGTGATGGGAGGGGCGGTGAGCCGGGTGACTGAGTCGGGCGGGGATAggtggggagcagggctgggcgGGGCGGTGGGCGGGGCAGGGCTGCTCACCTTGTAGAAGACCACCTGTCCATCCTGCGGGTGCCCGGGCGCCAGGAACACCTGCTGGCTCTCCTCGTAGATCTCATCGATGCCAGGGGCCAGGTCTGTGGAGGGTGAGCAGGTGAGCGGGGTGAATGGTGGTCTGGGGCCCGGCCCAGGGGAGGGTGTCCCCACAGGGCTCACCCAGGATGCCCATGTCGTATTTGCCCTCCCTCTTGTCGGCAGCGATGAGGTGGTCAAAGGTGTCGGAGAAGTACTGGAAGAGTGCGTTCTGTTTGTGCACCTCCAACCCCAGGATGCGGTTCAGGAACTTGCTGATGGAGCAGTCTGCGGACGGCAGGGTGCCTCAAGCTGTGTCCAGGTTGCCTCCCTGTCTTCCCCCATCCCCTCATAtccgcccccctccccatcctggaAGTGCCAGCCATCGAGGGACTCACCCTTCTCCACGTCCAGGCAGCCAGACCGGGACTCACGCCCGCCAATGCCCACTGACAGCAGCCCCTGCTTCATGTCTGTGGGGAGGGAGAGCCTCGCACGACTGCTGGCCACAGCCTCCAGGGCTCCCCCTCACCGCCAGCGTCTCCTCTGCCcctggtgtgtatgtgtggggtgtCTACCAGCTCACCGCGGAAGAAGGTGGCATCCCCTCCGGGGTAGCCCTGGGGCAGTGGCACCTTGCTCTCCGTCTGGCTTAGGATGGTGGTGAGGACGCAGCTGAGTGCCCGGGCGCCGTACTGCGGGGAGGGCCAAGGGCCATGTAAGAGACCAGGGCACCCCAGGTCTCAGCACCCCAGGAACACTCCTCTCCTGGGCCCCACCTCCTCAGGTACCTTGTTCTCAAAGTTGTACTTGCTCAGGTCCCGGGACTCAGTGGCACGGCGGTCCCCGTGGGTCAGAGCCCCCTGCCCAGGGTGGGAGGCCGTCACATGTTATCCATGTGTTGCTCCTCCCTGGCCCGCCCCCCTTGGGGAGCTACCAGCCCGACCCCTGCCTGCAGGCTCACCAGGCTCTCCAGCCGCTTGGCCACGATGGAAGCAAACCTGCGCTCCCCCGCTAGCTCCGAAATTAGGAAGATGTACTCCGGCGCAGAGACCTGGTTGGAGCGGTGGGTCCGGCCTGGAGGCAGAAGAGGTGTTTAGGGACCAGGTGGGCCCCCTAGGGCGAGGTGGCCTGGGGCGGGAGCAGGGCTCACCAAACTGCTGGATGGCTCGGTCAGCGCTCCAGGGCAGCTCCAGCGTCATGTGCACCCGGCGCCGCTGGTTCTGGACGCGGCGGTCAGCTTGGAGGGAGACACCGGAGCTGGAGGCCTCTGAGATGATGGCCACAAGCTGGGATGCGTGGTCGGGGATGGGTGAGAGGGGCGGCAGGGTGGGCAGCCTGCTCCACCTTGCCCCACACCCCATGTGCCCTGGGTTAACTGGAAGCATTCAGGGTGATCCACACAGGAAAGTCAGGTATGTGTGTCCCTGAGGGGCCTCTGTGGGCTTACAGTAGAGTCTGGACCATCCTGAGTCACCCCCAGAGTCTGCTGACCCTGCAGACATCAGCTCCCACGGGGTGGCTCAGCATCAGTGGGCCAGGCGCTGACAGAGAGCCTGGACGACTCACACTGAGAGTGGGACTGGCGAGGGCTAGGGGGCCCTACTCAGGCACACAAGCACAGCACACCCCCCTACACACTGCTGGTGGTCCTCCAGCCAGTCTATCAAGAGCCCTGCGCCTCTCAGCCTACATGCAGCCACACACGGGGTGCCCCAGGGCCCCCACCTTCTCCCCACTCATGAAGCGTTCCTTCTCCCTGAGGTTCACGTGATCAATGGAGAGACCCTGCTCCGCTCGTGACTCGAATGCCACTGTCCCGTCAGGTCTGGACACTACGCGGCCCTTCCTGCCGGTCATCTATGGTCGTGGTGGGGAGAGAGGACAGGTTGTCAGCTGGTATGGCCACCCAGGGGCTGGTCCCCAtgggcctcaatttccccatctgtccCGCCATCTGGCTCCTGGGGCTCCTgggtgtgggtgggtggtgggggctgCCAGAACTTGGCCTCTCCCTAGGCTCAGGTACCCATGGGGTGGTCAGCAGGCACTGTCACTTCATCttcctgagtctttttttttttccctcctgagtCTTTTTATTGCAACCCAACCATACGGGGCCAAGACAGATCTGAGGTGGCACCAGGGCCCGTCCCGGGAAAGCGCACAGGCACACAGTggaagagaggaagggggagggggtcgGGGGTTGGGCCGGGGCAGCACTGCCTGAACGGGAGAGCAGGATACTGGACCCAGCAGCCACCCCCtaaccacccacccccaccaagcTGGCCACCAGGGGGCACCAGAGCTCACCTCGGCCACGCACTCTGGGCCCCCCAACTGATCGATGAGCTCGTCCAGGGTGTTGACTGGCAGCTCCCGGCCCAGCGCCTGCACCTTGGCCAGCAGGTCCTGTTTCAGCCGCTCAACCCGCTCTAGGACACCAGGGCCATGCAGGTCCCTCTGTGGGGGGCACAAGGGGCCTGTGGGGCCGGAGGGTCAGGGGGAACTGGGCCAGGCCACCTGTCCACAGCCCTGCTCCCAGCCATGGGCCCTCAAGGATGAGGGAGTCCATGGGTAGTGGGGGTCCAGAATCTTTCCCTGAACCCCTGGCTGCCCCTGCTCATGTGCCCCTGACTTCCTGCTCAGAGCCTGAGAAGTGAGGATGGGGAGGGCGGTATTGGGCCTCACCGCGGTCATCGGCCGGGAGCCCAATGGCGTCCACGATGACCACATCATCGTCCAGCAGGGACTCGGGGGAGGAGTGGAAGTCACTGTCCAGGCCGCCGTCCGACTCCGTGCTGCTGTCATCACTGATGCGGATCACACCCGCCGCCTCACACGCCAGCCTGGGCACCTTGGGCCCACGGCCCCGTGGCCGCCCTGCAGAGAAGCAGTCAAGGGTCACTGCAGCCTGGTCCCGGGGAAACTCCCAGTGGTCCAGGGACAGGCTGCATGCCTGGATGGTTAGGGCTTACAGCCCAAGCCCCTTCCCCCTGTGCAGCTGTGGCATGTCTGGGCCCTGATGCTGGTGGGGGTGTGTTACCGACCCTGCCAGACTTCCTGACATAGCAGCGTGTCCTTGGGTGGTGCCTGAGGAGACCACGTGCCCCACCTCACAAGGCGGCGCTGGGTGGGTCGGCCACAGGACATGCCCAAGCCCTGGGGGATGGCGGTCCAGGGGCCCAAGTAACCTGGATACTGTCCCAGACACCCTGCAGGGTGCTCCCAGGAAGCCTGAGGGGCAGGACTGGGCCCCAAGGCTGGCTGTGTGCCCTCAGGTGAGTTGCTtggtctctctgagcctcacttcccCCTGATGAGAGGATGCTCAGCCTGTGCCCGCAAGAACAGGGTGCAGTGTGTGCCTGCAGGTAGGTCCTCAGGCCACTCCCCTATCCTGGGGTGCTTTGTAAGAGCTCCATCCTGGTCCCCTGGACCAGTGTGGTTTCAACCTCAGGCTCAATTTCACCTGGGGAATACAAGGTCCTGTCTTCTGGGGATCAGGCTGGAGGCCTTGGGGATGCACTAGCCACACCGCCATCCTGCAGCACTGGGGTTTTTTGCTGACTGAGCAGCTGCGCTGGaaggctggggtggggatgggctcAGGCCATGTGGCTGTGTGGCAGCACACCAACCCAGGTCGAGGGTCAGagaggagggaggctggagggctggcaGGAGCAGTGAAGGGCTATAGGGGCAAGGTCCAGGCGGGTGGCGGGCACTTACGCTTTCTCTTACTGCCTGCTCCTCTCTCTCGCCTTCTCTTGGTCGAAGGAAAGTGCTTCTGAATTAGTGACAAAAAGACGCCTCTGAAAGTGAGATGCAGAGTTTGTTTTCACTGGGAGACACTGAGGGGTTGGGTCCCATGTGTAAGGGCTGCTCTGCAGGGAGTGGATGCCTAGCACTAAGGGGCCCTAAGGGTGGGTCTGGGCACAGGGGCTCAGAGAAGATGGGTAGAGGGGGAAGGAGCTgcagggccgggggcgggggacCCACTGGGGTCCTACCCACACTTGGTGGGCAATGGATGGAATGTAggtggggggctgggtggggctCTGCCTGTAAGCTCTGATGGCCCTGAAGAAGGGGGGCATCCCAGGGTGGGGGGCCCAGCGGAAGGGAGGACATGCTGGACCATGTAGGAAAAGACGGGATGAGGCAGAGTGGGCAAGGGGCCTCATGCTGGGATCCTCCCCCAGGGTGAGAAGGGAGGCCAGGGGCTTCAGGGACCACCAGACAGTCCCTAAAATCTGTGTAGTTCTTGAAACAGCCTGGTACCCACGTAGGGGGCAAGCCTGGGGAAGACTCTTTCAAAAGTCTCGGGACCCTGGGCCAGCACCCACTGAGTCCTGGGTCCCCATGGTTACCCTTTCTGGCTTAACAACCTGGGCTGGACCTAAGGTCTCTGAGGGTCGGGGTTGGCTCTTTTGGCTGGGGTCACAAGCAGGGCTAGGCCCCAGGTCGACCCCATGGTTGGTCACACAGGGAAAGGGTCCTACAGTGTCACTCACTCGGCGGCAGATACGAAGCCATCAAGCTGTCCCTCCTTCTCGCCCAGCACCTCCCGGGTCCGCGCCtcacctgtggactgcagcccgatGACCACACACTGCGGAGGTGGGTGTGTGTGAGTAGGCTTGGCACCCCTGCAGCTGGAAACCTGGGCCTGGCCTGTTACTCCACCCTCTCTCCCCTGTGCTTCTCAGGCTGCCAGACCCCAACAAGCCCACATTCCCTGGGACGTTAACCTGGCACCAATGGCTGGCCTCAGCTCCCAGACAACCCCGTTCTCCACACAAGTCTGTGCCCGCTTATTTATGGggactcagcccagcccagctcaccTTGTCCTGGGCCAGCTCCTCCTGGGCCAGCTCTACCAGCCGGTGCACCTTGGCAGCCACACACAGGTACTTGAAGAAGCGCTGATGGGCTGACCAGAACTGGCCCCACAGGGACTTGCGCGACTCCAGGCCGATCCAGTCGGCTGCCTGCTGGAACACGCCCAGGGCCTCGGCCCACTGCAACGACATGCCCAGCTCAGCTTGCTACTGCCGGCCCCCGCCCCACAGAAATGTAGGGCCAGAGGATAGGGGCTGCAAGTGGGGCTATACAAAGGCCTGGCGATAACTGGATGGTCAAAAATGctaaaaattcaaaatgtataaTGTTGGGAAAGCCATGGTGAAAATGGCGCTCATGCAGTCAGAGGGTAAATGAACAACACCTCCAGAGTGGTGGGGATATCTGCCGTGCCTGCCTCCTGCCACTGGCCTCCAGGGGACAGTGGGCCATGTCTGGGGCATCTGTAGTTGTCACCAGGGAGGGGGTTCTTGGTATTGACCTGGTGGGGCCAGAGGCTGTTCCACACCCTGCAACACCCAGAATGGCCCCATGGAGAGAGACTGAAATGGCCACCAACTCTGGATCACACCTTGAGGACAAGGAGGGGGAGTCTGACAGCATCGCCAGCTTGAACGGGATTGAGATGCT is a window of Muntiacus reevesi chromosome 1, mMunRee1.1, whole genome shotgun sequence DNA encoding:
- the GPX4 gene encoding phospholipid hydroperoxide glutathione peroxidase GPX4 isoform X2; translated protein: MSFSRLYRLLKPALLCGALAAPGLASTMCASRDDWRCARSMHEFSAKDIDGRMVNLDKYRGHVCIVTNVASQUGKTEVNYTQLVDLHARYAECGLRILAFPCNQFGRQEPGSNAEIKEFAAGYNVKFDMFSKICVNGDDAHPLWKWMKVQPKGRGMLGNAIKWNFTKFLIDKNGCVVKRYGPMEEPLVIEKDLPCYL
- the GPX4 gene encoding phospholipid hydroperoxide glutathione peroxidase GPX4 isoform X1, encoding MSFSRLYRLLKPALLCGALAAPGLASTMVPWAGRVGRAVAGATPRGQSAAQPALALQCASRDDWRCARSMHEFSAKDIDGRMVNLDKYRGHVCIVTNVASQUGKTEVNYTQLVDLHARYAECGLRILAFPCNQFGRQEPGSNAEIKEFAAGYNVKFDMFSKICVNGDDAHPLWKWMKVQPKGRGMLGNAIKWNFTKFLIDKNGCVVKRYGPMEEPLVIEKDLPCYL
- the GPX4 gene encoding phospholipid hydroperoxide glutathione peroxidase GPX4 isoform X3, yielding MGRAAACSPCRRGQRRRLPAGRRRRAPRRRRARICRRRRARPRRRRPAPESPGLAGTPAGESGCATESQDPCASRDDWRCARSMHEFSAKDIDGRMVNLDKYRGHVCIVTNVASQUGKTEVNYTQLVDLHARYAECGLRILAFPCNQFGRQEPGSNAEIKEFAAGYNVKFDMFSKICVNGDDAHPLWKWMKVQPKGRGMLGNAIKWNFTKFLIDKNGCVVKRYGPMEEPLVIEKDLPCYL